The Acinetobacter defluvii genome includes a region encoding these proteins:
- the thiE gene encoding thiamine phosphate synthase: MRGLYLITNDDPIELLLAKLEGAMATYEVAVLQYRRKKVAKEDQAYEIEYMKSMCAQYKVPFVINDDLDAAVKYGVGVHLGQGDGSIVEAVERLPKNVLIGRSCNNSIELAQQAIADGANYVAFGAIYATDTKPEAGNIGLETLKQAKAILNVPICAIGGLTVENSDIVIEAGADLCAVISDILGRSLSGVSVRTHEWADLFTSKA, from the coding sequence ATGCGTGGTCTTTATCTCATCACCAATGATGATCCAATTGAACTTTTATTGGCTAAGCTTGAAGGAGCAATGGCGACCTATGAAGTTGCTGTTTTGCAATATCGCCGTAAAAAAGTCGCAAAAGAAGATCAAGCCTATGAAATCGAATACATGAAATCAATGTGTGCACAATATAAAGTACCTTTTGTGATCAATGATGATCTAGACGCTGCTGTAAAATATGGCGTTGGCGTTCATCTTGGACAAGGGGATGGCTCGATTGTAGAAGCCGTTGAACGTTTACCTAAAAATGTCTTAATAGGTCGTAGTTGTAATAACTCGATAGAGCTTGCACAACAAGCCATTGCCGATGGGGCGAATTACGTGGCGTTTGGTGCAATTTATGCAACTGATACTAAGCCTGAAGCAGGTAATATTGGTTTAGAAACCTTAAAACAAGCCAAAGCAATATTGAATGTACCGATTTGTGCAATAGGGGGATTAACTGTTGAAAATTCAGATATTGTGATCGAAGCAGGTGCCGACCTTTGTGCGGTAATTAGTGATATATTAGGACGATCTTTATCAGGCGTTTCTGTGCGAACCCATGAATGGGCTGATTTATTTACATCAAAAGCATAA